The following are from one region of the Capsicum annuum cultivar UCD-10X-F1 chromosome 1, UCD10Xv1.1, whole genome shotgun sequence genome:
- the LOC107871674 gene encoding autophagy-related protein 18a, which translates to MATLSPFSSPFPLPNTSSKFQSPLRQPDLEQLEAQQHQLQPQQAAVEQVNDESLHGSSTKTPESGVSSNHASGNHSATAYHVAFNQDYGCFAIGTDRGFGIFNCVPFCESFCRYFEHVGGIGIIEMLFRSNILAFVGRGDHPQYPRNKVMIWDDHQSRCISELCFRSEVRSIRLRKDCIVVVLEQKIYVYNFSNLKLLFQIETTANSKGLCEVSQNAGPLVLVCPGLQKGQVRVEHYASNKTKIIVAHDSMLACFALTREGNLLATASTKGTLIRIFNTLQGTLLQEVRRGLDRAEIHSVSFSSTAQLLAVSSDKGTVHVFSLKVNRGNLSANKSNCSSNSRAPVATSNSFSFIRGVLPKYFSSEWSVAKFRLPGVSQCIVTFGNEKNTLIILGWDGSFFRCKFDPASGKEMTQLEYHNFLKPQQPCNGTYG; encoded by the exons ATGGCCACTCTTTCACCTTTCTCCTCTCCCTTTCCACTCCCAAATACTAGCTCAAAGTTTCAGTCTCCGTTGCGTCAACCTGATCTAGAGCAGCTAGAAGCACAACAACATCAGCTGCAGCCACAACAAGCTGCTGTCGAGCAGGTAAATGATGAGAGTCTTCACGGTTCATCTACCAAAACCCCTGAATCAGGTGTTAGTTCTAATCATGCTTCTGGCAATCATTCGGCAACTGCATACCATGTTGCGTTCAATCAAGACTACGGCTGCTTTGCTATTGGCACTGATCGCGGTTTCGGAATATTTAACTGTGTCCCTTTCTGTGAGTCCTTTTGTCGATACTTCGAACATGTAGGTGGTATTGGAATTATTGAAATGCTCTTTCGCAGCAATATATTAGCCTTTGTTGGACGTGGAGACCATCCTCAATATCCCCGAAACAAGGTCATGATTTGGGATGATCACCAAAGCCGTTGCATCAGTGAGCTTTGTTTCCGGTCAGAGGTACGCAGCATCAGGCTTCGGAAGGACTGCATCGTGGTAGTTCTTGAGCAGAAGATATATGTGTACAATTTTTCTAATCTGAAGTTGCTGTTTCAAATTGAAACAACTGCAAACTCAAAGGGGCTCTGTGAGGTTTCACAAAATGCTGGTCCACTCGTATTGGTTTGCCCTGGGCTTCAAAAGGGTCAAGTTCGGGTCGAACATTATGCAtcaaataagacaaaaattattgTAGCGCATGACTCGATGCTTGCATGTTTTGCTCTTACGAGGGAAGGCAACCTGCTAGCAACAGCAAGCACCAAGGGTACACTAATCCGGATATTCAACACGCTTCAAGGTACATTATTACAGGAG gtaagaaggggtttggatAGAGCAGAAATACATAGTGTTTCATTCTCTTCAACTGCTCAGTTGCTAGCTGTCTCCAGCGACAAAGGCACCGTTCATGTTTTCAGCCTCAAGGTCAACCGAGGGAACTTGAGTGCTAACAAGTCAAATTGTTCTTCCAACTCCCGTGCTCCTGTGGCGACCTCTAATTCATTCTCCTTCATCAGAG GAGTTCttcccaagtattttagctcagaatGGTCTGTGGCTAAGTTCCGACTGCCTGGAGTTTCTCAATGCATAGTTACATTTGGTAATGAAAAGAATACACTGATAATTCTGGGCTGGGATGGAAG CTTTTTCAGATGCAAGTTTGATCCAGCATCTGGCAAAGAGATGACTCAGTTGGAATATCACAACTTTCTGAAGCCTCAACAACCTTGTAATGGAACATATGGATGA